CGGGCCAGAGCATCGAACATCGTGCGGTAGTCGATGTGGCCGTAGCGCTCGTTGATCATGCGCTTCACGTCGGCGCGGGCCTGCGGCGAGGTGTGGAGGATCTCGCCGGCTGCCCGCAAGGCCTCCGCGCGTAGGTCGTCATGAGGAACCACGCGCGAGATGAGGCCGATCCGCAACGCTTCGGCCGCGTCGATGCGCCGCCCGGTCAGCAGCAGGTCACGCGCCAGCGCGACACCGACATGCATGGGCAGCGCCGCCGCGAACGTCGCGTCGGAGATGCCACGCAGCAACTCCGGTGCCCGGAAGGTGGCCCGATCGCTGACCACTGCGACGTCGGCCATCATCGCCACCAGCAGGCCACCGGCCTGGCAGATACCGTTGACCGCCGCCACCACCGGCGCGCGACTCTCGCGGATATCGGTGAACGGAAGGAGGTCGTGCCCGATCGTCTCGGGCAGGTCGTCACCGGGCTCTGTTCGCCCTCCGAGGTCGCCGCCGGGCGCAAACACGTCGCCCGTGCCCGTGATGATCAGCGCGGCGAGATCAGGGTCGTCGTTCACCAGGCGGACGGCACGCCGGAGCCCGAAGTACATGGCCGGCGTGAAGGCGTTGCGCGCCGCGGGGCGGTCGATCGTGCACCAGCCGATGGGACCCTCGCGTTCGAAGCGGAGGCCGGCAGCACCAAGGTCATCGCTCACAGCGGCAGTATACGGTAGGCCCGTTCGCGGGAGCCGAGAACCGGATGTTCCACACCCCCGCGCCACGACCACGAGGAGCGCCCATGACGGACACAACGCTGGTCGGCCTGGTGACCGGAGCTGGCCGAGGGATGGGCCGCCACTGCGCCCACGTCGTGCGCGACACCGTCGACGCGCTCGTGGTCGTCGACCTCGACGCGACCTCGCTCGACGCCGCGACCACTAAGCTCGCCGGCGGCCGCGCCGAGGTCGAGCCGTTCCTGCTCGACGTGAGCGACGCCGCAGGCCTCGAACGCCTCGGGACCCGCCTCGGCGAGCTGGGCACCCTCCGCAGCGTCGCGCACGTCGCCGGCATCTCCCCCACCATGGCCGACTGGCGCCGGATCTTCACGGTCGACCTCATCGGCACCGCCCGGCTCTGCGGGGTGCTTCGGCCCTTGGCCACCGCAGGGACGTCCATCGTGTGCTTCGCCTCCATGGCCGGCACCATGAACCGAGCCCTGATCAGCGACGGCGACGGCCATGTCGACGACCCGCTCGCGGACGGCTTCCTCGAGCGCATCCACGAGGCGCTCGGCGACAGCATCGAGGACCCGGGTGTGGCGTATTCGTGGGCGAAGCGAGGGGTGCAGCGGTTCGTGCAGCGCGAGGCGCTCCGCCTCGGCCCACTCGGCGCCCGTATCAACTCGATCTCTCCCGGGATCATCGACACGCCCCAAGGCCAACAAGAAGCCGCGGCGCACGAGATCATGCAGACGATGGTCGACCAGTCGGCCCTCGGCCGGGAAGGGCGGCCGGAGGAGCTCGCCGCCGCAGTGAAGTTCTTGTTGTCGGACGACGCCAGCTTCATGACGGGCGCCGACTTGTTGGTCGACGGGGGTGCCTGCGCGGCGATCCTCACCCGGTGACGAGGCCACCCGGTGAGGGTGGGAACTTGCGTCAGCGCGGCAGCTCGTCTGCACCGGCGCATGCCCGGCTGCAGAACCACTCGCTGCCCTTGCGGATGGCCGCGGAACGCGGGATCGTCAAGCCGCACACGGGATCGGTGACCGCATCGCCGTCGGCCTCGATGCGAACTCCCGCCACGGCCAGGTCGGCGTGCAACCCCCGCACGGTGGTGAGCGTCGTCGGCGTGGCCGCCATCCAGCGCGGCAGGTGCGCGATCACCGACTCGGTCGCGAGCAGCTCGCGAGGATCGGCCGCGTCACAGAGCCGGGCTGCCACGTTGACGGGCCGTCCGATGTAGTCGTCGCCCTCGAACATGATCACCGGCCCACGATCCATGCCCGCACGCACGGCGAGCGACGGGAGGCTCGTGGCCATACGGACGTCGATCTCGGCCACCAGAGCGGCGACCGCGTCGGGCATGGCCGACGACAACATGGCGCCGTCACCGAGCCATTTCACGATCCGCACACCCCGGCGGGCTGCGCTCTCTCGCATGGCAGTGCGCAACTCGGCCAGCACCAACACGGCGTGTTCGTCGCCGTTGCGCTCGACAAACGCGGTGAAGCCGCAGAGATCCATGAATGCGAAGCAACGATCAACCCGCACCGAGCCCTCCAAGGCCCCGACCCTCCATTGGGTCGTCGGACCGATGATCCCAGAAGGAGCGACAGTCTCGCGAATCCGTTCGGGAAACGACCCAAAACGGCGGGTGCCCGGCCACTTGGGCCGGGCACCGCTCAGAACAACGACGAGGAATCGCTCAGCGACCGATCCCGGCGTCGCGCAGCACCGCCGCTGGCACACCCGCTTCGCGCCATGCGCCGTAGCTGATGCCCTTTGACTCGCTGTACGCCTTGGCAACCCGCGCGAAGCCCTGCTCCAGCTTCTTCATGTCGGGACCACCGGTGCCTTGCTTGGCCAACTCGGCCGCCAGATCCATGCGCTCTTGGATGAGCTGGACACGCGCGAGTGCGCTGGCGTCGTCCATGCCGGCATCGATGTCGTTGATGCGGCGTTGGATCGATTCCGGGGTACGGCGACGACCGCGCCGCGGGCGGCTGGCTTCCAAGCCCTCGAGATAGGCGCGGATCGTACGTGACTGCTCTCGGCCTTCCGCCAGCGCAGCTTTGTGCGCAGCAGTCATGACGGGCTTGCGTCGTGCTGCAGCCATCTTGAAACCTCTTGGTGACGTGAACGTGACGGCGACGATGATAGACGAGAAATGGGCGGTGGCAATACTCACCCTCTACGACACCACGGCCCACGGTCAGACCATTGGATGACGCATTCGTTAGATCTGGATCCTCCACCCTCACCGGATGGGTTTCACCGGGTTCATGAGGCCGTCACCATGCTTTGTCACGATTCCAGAAGTGGCTCGATGACCGCCACCAGCTCTCTGCGCAACGTCGCGTCGTCGAGGTCGACCACGAACGGGTGCGCGGCTGCGCCAATGGCCGACGACAACACCGCAGCCCGCACACGACTTCGTGCACTTCGCCCGCCGCCGGTCAGTACGCGAAACAGACGCGCCCAGAACTCGCGCGAGGGCTCATGGTCGCTGAGGAGCCGCACGAACACCGGGTCGTTCTGGAGGGTGTTCCAGGCGCTTCGCCGCTCGACGGCAGCTGCGACCACCCGACGCAACAACAGGTCCCGGGCCGGCGCACCGGACGTACCGGAACGTCCGTGCTCGGCCGCGGCGAGGGCGACGTCGAGCCGCTCGAGCTCGGTCTCGAGGACCGCGACAACGATCGCGTCCTTGGTCTTGAACTGGTGGTAGATCGCAGCTTTCGTGACGCCCACCGCGTCGGCCAGCATCTGCAACGAGGTGCCGCCCACACCGTGCGAGCCGAACAGATCGAGCGCGGCGTCGATCGTGCGGCGTTGTGCGGGGGTGTACGGCCGGAGTCGTGCTCGCCAGGTGCTCGCCGAAGTCGCCACGGTCGCAAGCTATCCCGCCGCCGCAGCTAGCCGAACGGCTAGTATGCGGCTGCTCGACGGCTGAACCGGGAGGAAGTCATGACCAACGACCATCACGGCGACGACGGAGCGCACGAGCGGGGGATCGACGAGCTCCTGGCGATCCGCAAGCCCGGCGCCCACCTCGACGAGGAAGTGGTCGCCGACGACTTCGTCCTGATGCTCGGCGTCGACCTCAACGACTACCCCAAGTTCGACCGGGTCGACGATGCGGTCACATATCCGAAGGCGGCGCTCGACATCCGCCAAGAGCTCGATGTCGACTCGGGCGCCGAACTGCCCGACTATTCGGGACCGTGGCGCGCCGACTTGCGCTTCACGGACTTCTCCGTCGACGCAATCGCCGCCAAGCTGTTGCCCTGGAGCCAGCGCTACCTGCAGCTCTGCGTCGACGGGTGGGCGGCCGAGGTCACCAAGCGCTACGGCGCGGACACGATGGCCGAGATCGAGTGGACGGCATGGAACGATCAAGTCGTGCCCGAGCTGGAACGGATGCGAGGCGAGTTCCTCCCGGCCGGCACCCCCTACACCGATCCAAACCAATCGGTGGCCGAAGACGACCGCGCCACCACACGCGTGCAGTACACCGACCTCTTCTCACCACGCCCCGACACCGCGCAACTGGCCAAGACCGAGCTGGTGACGTGGTTCCTCGGCAGCCACGAATACCTGCTGCAGTGCATCGAGGCGTGGGCCACGCAGATCACGGTGCGCTACGGGCTCGACGTGATGTTCGACATCCAATGGACGCTGTGGGGCGACACCGTCCTCCCCGGCGCCAAACGCCTCAAGGCCGAGTATCTGGGGATCAACGGCAACACGGTGGCCGATTGGATGAAGGACCTCCAGATGGACGCCACCGCGCTCCCGGGCAAGGCGTTCGACGTGTCGTTCGAGATGCCCGAGCCCGACACGGGCATCATGACGTTCAACCGTTGCGTCGCCGTCGACCAGTGGGAAGCGATGGGACGGCCCGACATCTTGGAGAAGAACTGTCACTCGACGTGTCCGAAGTCGATGATCGTGACCACCAAGATGTACAACCCGAACATGCGCGTGGACATCCTTGCGATCCCACCGCGCAAGGACCCCGGCGACGTCTGTTGCAAGTGGCGGTTCAGCATGCGGTCCGAGGACGACCCCGAGTACGTGCCGATCGAGCTGACGAGCAAGCCCGGCTCCTGAGCCCGGCCCGCAATCGGCCCGCTGTGGCGGTTGCGGACCCCCGGAGGCCTTCCTAACTTGACGTCGGTGTCAAGACCTCGGGCGAAGCCCGCGCCCCAACCCGGCGCCCCCCGCTCCCGCAAAGGGGTGCGAACCCGCGCCCGATTGATCGAAGCGGCGCGCGACGTGTTCGAAGAAGCAGGCTTCCTCGACGCGCGCATCTCCGACATCGCCGAGCGGGCCGGGCTGTCGCACGGCAGCTTCTACCACTACTTCGACTCCAAAGAGCAGATCTTCCGGGAGGTGGCCGAGGCCCAAGAAGCGCGGCTCACCGCTCGCCCACCCGCCGCCGACGCGGGCGAGCAGGGCGATCCCCCGGATGCGACGGAGGGGCCCGAATCGAGCGCGCCACCCGCCTCCGCGGCGAGCCCGCTCCCCGACCGCGCCCGGATCGAGCGGGCCAATCGGCGCTACTTCGAGCAGTACCGGGAGAGTGCGCGGATCATGGGCGTGATCGAAGAGGTCTCGCGCTACGACCAGCCGGTCAACGAGGCGCGCCGCCGGCGCCAACAGCACTTTGCGGAGCGCGCCGAAGCGGCGATCCGCGGTCTTCAGGCCGAAGGCGCGGCCGACGCCGACGTCGACCCCGAGATCGCTGCCCTCGCGCTCGGCGCGATGGTCGCCCGCTTCGCCGAGCTGTGGTTGGTCGACGGTTGGGGCGACTTCGAGTTCGACCACGCCGTTGAGCAGATCACCCGGTTGTGGGCCAACGCGGTCGGGCTCGACGCAACGCCACCGCTGCGCTCCCGCACCACCTGAAGGCGGGCGGGCGGGCCCCGCCGGCGAGTCAGTCTTCGGCTTGCGCCGGTGGCCGCGGCGGAGCAGCCGGGCGCGCCGCGCGGCTCACCGACCAGGCCAGCAGGGCAGCCACCAGAACCGGTGCCGCCCACCACACGGCGATCCCGTGGTGCGCCGCCGCAAAGCCACCACCGAGCACCACCAACACCCCGAGGGCGAGCCGCCAGTCGTCACCGACGATGAAGTCGTACCAGAACCGACCGAACGAGACGAGGTACTTCATGCCCGCGCTCCGAGTGAGTCGGCCGGGTCGATCGTCGTCGCGGCAGCAACGGTGGCGTGACGCCTGCGAAGGAAGGCGACCAAGCCCGCGCTGACGGCGATCACGTACACGAGCAGCCCGGCCAGCGCGGCGTCGTGGCCTGGCCAGGCGAAGCCCGCGCCTTCACCCGACCAGAACAGACCGAACGTCGTGAGCAGGACGCCCACCACGAACTTCAACGTGTTCTCGGGAACCCTGCTGAGCGGTTGGTGGATGAGCAGGCCGACGCACAACGTGAGCACCGCGGCGATGCCGGCGCCCACCGCGGCGAGCCCCACGTTGTGCTGCGCGCCGCCGAACGTGACGACGATGAACGCGACTTCGAGGCCTTCGAGAAAGACGCCTTTGAACGAGACGGTGAACGTGTACCAGTCGAGGCCTTGCATGTCGCGGGGTGCGGCCTGCGCCGCCTGTTCCTCCGCGAGGAAGATGGCGTCCTCGTCGTGGAGCGCTTTGAAGCCGCTGGCTCGAAGGATCGCCTTGCGCAGCCACTGCATGCCGAACACCAGCAGCAGCGCGCCGATCCCGAGTCGCAGCGTGTCGATGGGTACCAGCGACACGGCCGGCCCGAGCGCCGCCACCACCACGGCCAAGCCGGCGAGCGCGGCGAGGGTGCCGATCACCGCCGAGCGCCAGCCGCGCGTGACGCCGACCGCCAACACGATCGTCAGCGCCTCAACCATCTCCACGACACAGGCCACCGACGCAGCCGCGACCAAGAACACGTCATGCATCGCTGTTGCGGCTCCACGACCCGGGCTGTCGCACACCGAGACGCTACGGCACCGGCCCGACCCCTCCCAGGTCGGGATGTCGCGCCGAAGCGATCAGACCGTCGTCGTCGCCGCCTCGCGCCGGCCCACCACGTCGTCCGCGAGCGACAGGTAGCCCTCTTCCTCTTGGGCGTTGTGCAACCGCAGGACCGCGTGCAGCCCGTACAGCAGTCGGCGCAGCTCGAGCGTGTCGGTCTCGTCGGGGCCCTCGGGGCCGATGTCGTCGAGCAGCCGGCCGAGCAGATCGATCGAGTGCTGGATCTCGACGTGCGCACGGGTCATCGTGCCCGTCGGATCGATCCCGCCGAGCACCCGCTGCACCACCGGGTACAGCTCGGCCTCCTCCGCCTCCTCGTGCGGTGCCACTTCCTCGACGAGGAGCCGGTGGACCCTGCGAACCTCCTCCAAGCCCTGCAAGCGATCGACCGCACCGAGCCGGTCGGCCACCAGCCGCAGTTGGTCGACGTCGCTCTGGAGCCGACGATGCTCGTCGCTGAAGCGCAGCGCCATGCGGCTCGCCGTCGGGTCGAACCGAGGCTGGCCGGGCGGGGCCAGCAACGCCCGGAGCGCGTTGAGGATGACCGCGACATCGATGACCTCTTGCAGCAACGCACCCCACGTGGGCGGGAGGCCGCCAGCAGCAGCGACCACCATGGCGGCAACAGAGAGCCCCATTCCGGCCACGACGCTCTCACGAGCGATGCGACGTGACCGGTGGGCGATCTCGATCGCGTCGCCCAGCCGGTCGAGCCGATCGGCGGTCAACACGACATCCGCCGCTTGCGACGACGCGGTCGCACCCGTGGTGGCGATCGCGACACCCACGTCCGCGGCGGCGAGCGCAGGGGCGTCGTTGATGCCGTCCCCGACCATGATCGTCGGCCCCCGCTGACGTTCGGCTCGCACGGCAGCGACCTTGTCCGGTGGCGTCCGTTCGGCGAGCACGTCGTCGGCACCGATCACGGCGGCCACCGACGTGGCGACTTGCTCGCGGTCACCGGTCACCATGACGACCCGATCCACGCCCGCGCGGCGCAGCCGGCGGATCGTCCTCGCCGCGTCGGGCCGGATCTCGTCGAGCAGCACGATCGCACCCGCCACCTCGTTGTCGACTTCGACGAACACGGTCATCGCGCCGTCGAGATCCGCGCGGCGACGGATGCCCCGCAACCAGGCGTGGTTCGGCGTCGCCGACAACCAGCCCGCCTTGCCGACCGCCACGTCGTGCTCCCCGACGCGCCCACGAATGCCCTGGCCGGCCACATCCTCCACCGCAGAAGGAAGGGTGAGTGGAAAGTGGCGCTGCTGCGCTGCCTGCACCACCGACACGGCCAGCACGTGCGGTGACACCTGGTCGAGCGAGGCCGCCAACCGCAAGACCTCGTCGGCAGGCAAGGCAGCCGCCGGGCTGATCTCGATGACCGCCGGTCGTCCGGCCGTGAGCGTGCCGGTCTTGTCGAACAGGAGCACGCGTCCCTCGGCAAGTCGCTCCAACGCGTCGCCGCCTTTGACGATCACGCCTTCCCGGACGGCTCGCGAGAGCCCCGCCACGATGGCGGTGGGCGCGGCCAAGATGAGCGGGCACGGGGTGGCCACGACGAGGACCGCGACGGCCCGTGCCGGCGCTCCTGACCATGCCCAGGCAGCACCCGCCGCCACGACGCTCACCAACAAGAACACCAGCGCGTACCGGTCGGCCAGCCGCACGAACGGGGAGCTCTCTGCCTCCACCGCGGCGGCGAGCCGAGTGATCGCCGCATACGTGCCGTCGCTCGCGGTGGTCGTCGCGCGCAAGTCCAACGGCGGGCCGGCGTTGACCACGCCACTGCGAACGGCGTCACCGGCCGAGCGCTCCACCGGTACGGGCTCCCCGGTGAGGGCGCTCTCATCGAGCACCGCGAGACCGCTGGCCACCACGCCGTCGACCGGCACGACCTCCCCGGGCTTCACGAGGAGGAGATCGCCGGGCCGGACGGCTTCGATCGGGGGGCTGGTCAAGCCACCCGCCTCGTAGCGGTGCGCAAACTCCGGGGCTCGCTCGACCAGCATGCGCAGCTCCCGGCGTGCACGCGCACCCGCTCGCTCCTCGATGCTCCGTCCAGTCGCCAGCATGAGGCTGATCAGCGCGCCTGCGAGGTACTCGCCTGTCGCCAACGTGCCGACCAGCGCCAGCACCGCGATGACGTCGACACCCATCTTGCGTCGCCGCGCCGACTGGACGACCCACCAGAGCGCCGGCACGAACCCGATGGCCGTGGTGAGCGCCCACACCACGTGCGCGGTCCCTGGCTGATCGACGAGGTGCAGCACGCCGCCGCCCGCAGTGCCACCGACCGCAAGGGCCAGCATGAGGTTCCGGAGCAACCCGCTCCGGGTGAGGCCGCCCGACCTCGCAGGGCCGTCCACCGAAACGCCCCTGCGTGGCATCGCCGGATCAGCTTCCCGAAGGTGGGGGTGGCACCACCACGAGCGGGCACGGCGCGTGGTGTGACAGCTGCGTCGCCACTGAGCCGACCAACATCCGACCCAGCGCGCCGTGCCCACGCGACCCGACCACCAGCAAGTCGGCACCCTCGGCGCGGGAGATCAAGACGCTCGATGGGCCTCCTTGGACGGCAATGCGGCGGATCGTGCCGGTCACCGAAGAGGTGTCCTCGTCCCGGACGGCCCGCGCCAGCCGATCGACCGCCGCCTGTTCGGACACTTCGGGGTCGAGGGCCGCGGTGGCGATCGGCATGCCACCCACGACCGGAACCTCCCATGCGGTGACCACGTCGAGCTGGGCACCGCGCCGCGCCGCCTCGTCGATCGCCCACCGCAAGGCACGCCGCGCCTCGCTGGAGTTGTCGACGCCCACGACGACCCGACCCAGCGAACTCCCTTGTGCCCGAACGTTGCGAACCACCGCGATCGGGATCTCGGTGTGGTGCAGGCACCGCTGGCTCACCGAACCCAGGAGCAACCCCTTGAACCCACCCAGACCCCTCGCACCGACCACAAGCAGGTCGGCACCCGCCGACGCCTCGAGCAGGGCGGGTACCGGCAGGTCACAGATCGGCATCGACATGACATGCGAAGCGGCCTCGTCGCCAACCGCCCGCGCCACGAACTCGTCGAGCGCCTTGCGGGCGTCGCCTTCCGCGTAGGAAGGATCGAAGTCGACCCCGGAGATCTGGTGTTGGTCCAAGAAGCCCCATGCGAGGACGGCCACCACATCGGCGTCGCGCAGTCGGGCTTCGGCCACCGCCCACTGCAACGCCTCGGCGGACCCCGCCGACTCATCGACACCGACGACGATCTTGCTGCTTGCCACGTCGCACCTCGCTTGGTCGCTTGGGGCAATCGTGACGGATCGGGCGGCCCGTTCCTAGGGCCACAAGTCCCGACGCTCAGGGAACGAGGACGGCGCGGCCGTCGATCTCCCCCTGCTGGAGCCGCCCGAAGACCTCGTTGATCTCGCCAAGGCCGTGACGCTCCACATGGCCGTGCAAACGACCCCGTTCGGCCAGCGCGATCACCTCGGCGAGCTCGTTGCGGCTCCCCCAGTAGCTCGATGTGAGCTCGGCCTCGCCGGCCATCGAGAAGAAGGAGAACGGTGCCGATCCTCCGGCAAGACCGACGAGGACCACGATCCCCTTGCGGCCCACCGCGCCGACCGCCGTCCGCATCGTCACGTCGGATCCGACGAAGTCGAGAACGGCCGAAGCGCCCTCGCCGCCCGTGAAGGCGGCGATCTCCACCCCGGGGTCGGCAGCCATCGGGTCGAGGACGAGGTCTGCGCCGAGCTCAGATGCCAGGGCCCGCTTCGATGGCAGCGTGTCGATCGCGACGACCTTGGCCTGGCTGAGCGTCTTGAGCAGTTCGAGCCCGAACTGACCGAGGCCACCGACCCCGATCGTGACCGCGGTGCTGCCCGGCACGAGCCGGTCGAGCACCTTCTTCACGGCGCGATACGGCGTGAGCGCGGCGTCCGCGAGCGGCGCCGCCATGGCGGGCTCGAGCTCGGTCAAACGGACGAGATGGCGCGGCGACGGCACGACCATCAGCTCTGCATAACCGCCGGCCGAGCCGATGCCGCCCCACTTCGTGACGTCGCACAGCTGCTCTTCGCCGCCGAGGCAGAGCCGGCACAACCCACACCCCCAGCCTCCGAACACCACGACCGGGTCACCGGGCTCGAAACCGGTCGCACCCGGGCCGAGCGCCTCGACCCACCCGGCGTTCTCGTGGCCGAGCGTCCAGGGGAACGGGGGCAGGCCGAGCGCGGCCATCTCGCCGCTTCGCAAGTGGAGATCGGAGTGGCACACCCCGCTGCCACCCACTCGAAGGAGGACCTCGCCGGGCCCCGGCTCGGGGTCGGCGATGTCTTCAACCACGAAGTCCTGCTGGTAGCCGTGAAGTCGTGCAGCGCGCATCAGACGCCTCCTTGTTCGATCCCGTCCTTCATCGCGCATCGGGACCGCTGGCGGTAGGGCCGGAAGTCACCGCAGCGGCAAGGCCCCGCCGGGCTGGTCGATCGGGTGGTCCGCGAGCCGTGCGAGCACGGAGGCGACGACCTCACCCGGCGACGCGGAGGTGTCCACCTCCATCGCGGTCGGCCACGGCGCCTCCGACGCGGCCATGGCCTCGGCGACGGCCGCGTCCGCGTCCGAGGCGTCGCCCCCTCGCGCGGCGCGGGCTTCGAGGCGGGCCACCGCCAGCGCCCGCGGAACGGTGCAGCGGAGCTCGTGGAGGTCTGCCACCGCGTCGCCCGCGAGGCGCCGCGCCTCGTCGCGCCAGCGCGCATCGCTCCACGACGCGTCGAGTACGACGTTCAGCCCACCTCTCAGGCAGGTGCGCGCTTCCACCAAGAGCGTGCGGTACGTCGCTTCGGTCGCTGCGTCGGAGTAGATGCCGCGGCCCAACGGCGCTCCCGCTGCGGTCGCCGGATCGAGACCCGCGCGCTGCTTGCGCACCTCGTCGGAGCGCAGCACGACCGCATCGAGCGCGTCGCC
This region of Acidimicrobiales bacterium genomic DNA includes:
- a CDS encoding SDR family oxidoreductase, which gives rise to MTDTTLVGLVTGAGRGMGRHCAHVVRDTVDALVVVDLDATSLDAATTKLAGGRAEVEPFLLDVSDAAGLERLGTRLGELGTLRSVAHVAGISPTMADWRRIFTVDLIGTARLCGVLRPLATAGTSIVCFASMAGTMNRALISDGDGHVDDPLADGFLERIHEALGDSIEDPGVAYSWAKRGVQRFVQREALRLGPLGARINSISPGIIDTPQGQQEAAAHEIMQTMVDQSALGREGRPEELAAAVKFLLSDDASFMTGADLLVDGGACAAILTR
- a CDS encoding enoyl-CoA hydratase/isomerase family protein, with the translated sequence MSDDLGAAGLRFEREGPIGWCTIDRPAARNAFTPAMYFGLRRAVRLVNDDPDLAALIITGTGDVFAPGGDLGGRTEPGDDLPETIGHDLLPFTDIRESRAPVVAAVNGICQAGGLLVAMMADVAVVSDRATFRAPELLRGISDATFAAALPMHVGVALARDLLLTGRRIDAAEALRIGLISRVVPHDDLRAEALRAAGEILHTSPQARADVKRMINERYGHIDYRTMFDALARSEEPREGMAAFMEKRDPSWIPRDLPS
- a CDS encoding universal stress protein, which encodes MASSKIVVGVDESAGSAEALQWAVAEARLRDADVVAVLAWGFLDQHQISGVDFDPSYAEGDARKALDEFVARAVGDEAASHVMSMPICDLPVPALLEASAGADLLVVGARGLGGFKGLLLGSVSQRCLHHTEIPIAVVRNVRAQGSSLGRVVVGVDNSSEARRALRWAIDEAARRGAQLDVVTAWEVPVVGGMPIATAALDPEVSEQAAVDRLARAVRDEDTSSVTGTIRRIAVQGGPSSVLISRAEGADLLVVGSRGHGALGRMLVGSVATQLSHHAPCPLVVVPPPPSGS
- a CDS encoding helix-turn-helix domain-containing protein; translation: MSRPRAKPAPQPGAPRSRKGVRTRARLIEAARDVFEEAGFLDARISDIAERAGLSHGSFYHYFDSKEQIFREVAEAQEARLTARPPAADAGEQGDPPDATEGPESSAPPASAASPLPDRARIERANRRYFEQYRESARIMGVIEEVSRYDQPVNEARRRRQQHFAERAEAAIRGLQAEGAADADVDPEIAALALGAMVARFAELWLVDGWGDFEFDHAVEQITRLWANAVGLDATPPLRSRTT
- a CDS encoding TetR/AcrR family transcriptional regulator, which encodes MATSASTWRARLRPYTPAQRRTIDAALDLFGSHGVGGTSLQMLADAVGVTKAAIYHQFKTKDAIVVAVLETELERLDVALAAAEHGRSGTSGAPARDLLLRRVVAAAVERRSAWNTLQNDPVFVRLLSDHEPSREFWARLFRVLTGGGRSARSRVRAAVLSSAIGAAAHPFVVDLDDATLRRELVAVIEPLLES
- a CDS encoding adenylate/guanylate cyclase domain-containing protein; this translates as MDLCGFTAFVERNGDEHAVLVLAELRTAMRESAARRGVRIVKWLGDGAMLSSAMPDAVAALVAEIDVRMATSLPSLAVRAGMDRGPVIMFEGDDYIGRPVNVAARLCDAADPRELLATESVIAHLPRWMAATPTTLTTVRGLHADLAVAGVRIEADGDAVTDPVCGLTIPRSAAIRKGSEWFCSRACAGADELPR
- a CDS encoding NAD(P)-dependent alcohol dehydrogenase; its protein translation is MRAARLHGYQQDFVVEDIADPEPGPGEVLLRVGGSGVCHSDLHLRSGEMAALGLPPFPWTLGHENAGWVEALGPGATGFEPGDPVVVFGGWGCGLCRLCLGGEEQLCDVTKWGGIGSAGGYAELMVVPSPRHLVRLTELEPAMAAPLADAALTPYRAVKKVLDRLVPGSTAVTIGVGGLGQFGLELLKTLSQAKVVAIDTLPSKRALASELGADLVLDPMAADPGVEIAAFTGGEGASAVLDFVGSDVTMRTAVGAVGRKGIVVLVGLAGGSAPFSFFSMAGEAELTSSYWGSRNELAEVIALAERGRLHGHVERHGLGEINEVFGRLQQGEIDGRAVLVP
- a CDS encoding heavy metal translocating P-type ATPase; this encodes MDGPARSGGLTRSGLLRNLMLALAVGGTAGGGVLHLVDQPGTAHVVWALTTAIGFVPALWWVVQSARRRKMGVDVIAVLALVGTLATGEYLAGALISLMLATGRSIEERAGARARRELRMLVERAPEFAHRYEAGGLTSPPIEAVRPGDLLLVKPGEVVPVDGVVASGLAVLDESALTGEPVPVERSAGDAVRSGVVNAGPPLDLRATTTASDGTYAAITRLAAAVEAESSPFVRLADRYALVFLLVSVVAAGAAWAWSGAPARAVAVLVVATPCPLILAAPTAIVAGLSRAVREGVIVKGGDALERLAEGRVLLFDKTGTLTAGRPAVIEISPAAALPADEVLRLAASLDQVSPHVLAVSVVQAAQQRHFPLTLPSAVEDVAGQGIRGRVGEHDVAVGKAGWLSATPNHAWLRGIRRRADLDGAMTVFVEVDNEVAGAIVLLDEIRPDAARTIRRLRRAGVDRVVMVTGDREQVATSVAAVIGADDVLAERTPPDKVAAVRAERQRGPTIMVGDGINDAPALAAADVGVAIATTGATASSQAADVVLTADRLDRLGDAIEIAHRSRRIARESVVAGMGLSVAAMVVAAAGGLPPTWGALLQEVIDVAVILNALRALLAPPGQPRFDPTASRMALRFSDEHRRLQSDVDQLRLVADRLGAVDRLQGLEEVRRVHRLLVEEVAPHEEAEEAELYPVVQRVLGGIDPTGTMTRAHVEIQHSIDLLGRLLDDIGPEGPDETDTLELRRLLYGLHAVLRLHNAQEEEGYLSLADDVVGRREAATTTV